In Lacibacter sp. H375, one DNA window encodes the following:
- a CDS encoding DUF2911 domain-containing protein, whose product MKKLCLLLFSSALCLSSFAQIPLTVAPSGGNKKASVSERIGLTDVTIRYDRPAVKGREGKVWGELVPVGFTDPGFGSSKSAPWRAGANENTTIEFSTDVTVEGKPVKAGRYGLFLSYDPNGSTLILSNNSTSWGHYYYDAKEDALRVPVKAVALDKSVEWLKYEFMNESETGATVALQWEKLMFPFRIETDYVKEQIASFRRELRTEKGFIWQSWNQAASWCLQRNTNLEEALLWADSATSRGFGGDRVFGAWAVKAQLLEKLGRANDATAVMKQAMTFGNMQDLHQYGRQLLQLKKSKEALEVFKQNHDKNPNQFTTLMGLVRGYSANADFKNALKYANLALPLAPDQPNKNNVQTMINKLKEGKDVN is encoded by the coding sequence ATGAAAAAATTATGTTTACTGTTATTCAGCAGCGCACTCTGCCTTTCTTCCTTTGCTCAAATTCCGTTGACTGTTGCTCCAAGTGGCGGCAATAAAAAAGCATCGGTAAGTGAACGTATTGGTTTAACTGATGTAACCATTCGTTATGATCGTCCGGCAGTGAAGGGTCGTGAAGGAAAAGTATGGGGCGAACTTGTTCCCGTTGGTTTTACCGATCCCGGTTTTGGCAGCAGCAAATCTGCTCCATGGCGTGCAGGTGCCAATGAAAATACAACCATCGAATTCAGCACCGATGTTACAGTGGAAGGCAAACCAGTGAAGGCCGGCAGGTATGGTTTATTTCTTTCGTATGATCCAAACGGATCAACCTTGATCTTATCGAACAACTCTACTTCATGGGGGCATTATTATTATGATGCCAAGGAAGATGCATTACGTGTTCCGGTAAAAGCAGTTGCACTTGACAAATCAGTTGAATGGTTGAAATATGAATTCATGAATGAGAGTGAAACTGGTGCTACCGTTGCCTTACAATGGGAAAAACTCATGTTCCCTTTTCGTATTGAAACAGATTATGTAAAAGAGCAGATCGCATCTTTCAGACGTGAGTTACGTACCGAGAAAGGATTTATCTGGCAAAGCTGGAACCAGGCAGCAAGCTGGTGTTTGCAACGCAATACGAATTTAGAAGAAGCATTACTATGGGCCGACTCCGCAACAAGCCGTGGCTTTGGGGGTGATCGTGTATTTGGAGCATGGGCAGTAAAAGCTCAGCTATTGGAAAAGCTTGGTCGTGCAAATGATGCCACCGCTGTGATGAAACAGGCAATGACCTTTGGCAACATGCAGGATTTGCATCAATACGGCCGTCAATTATTGCAGTTGAAGAAATCAAAAGAAGCATTGGAAGTGTTCAAACAAAATCATGATAAGAATCCTAACCAGTTTACTACATTGATGGGTTTGGTGAGAGGTTATTCTGCTAACGCTGATTTCAAAAATGCATTGAAGTATGCAAACCTGGCTTTGCCATTAGCACCTGATCAACCTAATAAAAATAATGTGCAGACGATGATCAATAAACTGAAAGAAGGAAAGGATGTGAATTGA
- a CDS encoding MBL fold metallo-hydrolase encodes MQCHILEIDFPFDGEINVLYPVVLQTDQQLVLVDCGYAGFLPLLEKALLKHQLSLNQLTGIIITHHDIDHMGALAELKNKYPSIPVYSSALEAPYISGKHKSLRLVQAEQMLDTIAEEYKPGALQFIELLKTLQAVPVDHFLALDREIDWLSGIEVIHTPGHMPGHISLYIPQNKTLIAADAIVTENGRLEIANPQFTLDLDEAVRSVRKLNQLEIDQMICYHGGLVQKNIPNQLEQLLIRYKQVSAKPA; translated from the coding sequence ATGCAATGCCACATTCTTGAAATAGATTTCCCATTCGACGGAGAAATAAATGTTTTATACCCCGTTGTACTGCAAACTGATCAACAACTTGTGTTGGTTGATTGTGGTTATGCCGGCTTTTTACCGTTGCTGGAGAAAGCCCTTTTAAAACATCAGCTTTCATTAAATCAATTAACCGGCATTATTATCACCCATCATGATATTGATCACATGGGGGCTTTGGCAGAATTGAAAAATAAATATCCATCAATACCTGTCTATAGTTCTGCTCTTGAAGCACCTTATATTAGTGGCAAGCATAAATCGTTACGATTGGTACAGGCAGAACAGATGCTTGATACAATAGCGGAAGAATATAAACCGGGCGCTTTGCAGTTTATTGAATTACTCAAAACTTTGCAAGCTGTTCCTGTTGATCATTTTTTAGCATTAGATCGTGAAATTGATTGGCTCAGCGGCATTGAGGTTATACATACTCCCGGACATATGCCTGGCCATATTTCACTCTACATCCCGCAAAACAAAACATTGATTGCCGCAGATGCAATAGTAACTGAAAACGGCAGATTAGAAATTGCCAACCCGCAGTTCACTTTAGATCTTGATGAAGCAGTGCGATCTGTAAGAAAACTAAACCAACTTGAAATTGATCAGATGATCTGTTATCATGGTGGTTTAGTGCAAAAAAATATTCCCAACCAACTGGAACAATTGTTGATACGATATAAACAGGTTTCAGCAAAACCTGCATGA
- a CDS encoding PAS domain-containing sensor histidine kinase, translating into MISQSSTEFELSPFFELTPDLVCIARKDGYFQQVNPAVIKKLGYTVEELYAQPISNFIHPEDRLFTQQHRNELIAGKPLVNFQNRYVSKEGTIIWLDWTSVFLPGKEVVFAIAKDVTERKLAELAVEEKYKRFKGLANHFKGSIERDRKYLSVELHEELAQLLAVLKIDIDWIKAKETELPDAVAKRLEHAAVITEMLIKTIQRISFTISPGMLNDLGLVETLRWHCNEFSMLSSIDCQLEGGCNDDALSREVQLDIFRICQEALHNVLYHSEARNATVSITETDIELSFVITDDGKGFDVTSLQHSNGLTVIKERAASINADVTVASTPGEGTEVSVKMKKIAA; encoded by the coding sequence ATGATCTCCCAAAGTTCCACTGAGTTTGAACTCTCACCTTTTTTTGAACTCACTCCCGACCTGGTGTGTATTGCCCGGAAAGATGGTTATTTTCAGCAGGTAAACCCTGCAGTTATTAAAAAACTTGGCTATACTGTTGAAGAGTTATACGCTCAGCCAATCAGTAATTTCATTCATCCAGAAGACAGGTTATTTACGCAGCAGCACCGCAATGAACTCATCGCCGGTAAACCGCTTGTAAATTTTCAAAACAGGTACGTTTCAAAAGAGGGTACAATTATCTGGCTCGACTGGACTTCTGTTTTTCTGCCAGGGAAAGAAGTAGTGTTTGCCATTGCCAAGGATGTAACTGAACGAAAACTGGCTGAACTTGCAGTGGAAGAAAAATACAAACGCTTTAAAGGATTAGCCAATCATTTTAAAGGTAGTATTGAACGTGATAGGAAATATCTTTCTGTTGAACTGCATGAAGAACTGGCGCAGTTACTGGCCGTATTGAAGATTGACATTGACTGGATAAAAGCGAAAGAAACGGAGCTCCCTGATGCAGTTGCTAAACGACTTGAGCATGCTGCTGTAATTACTGAAATGTTGATAAAAACTATTCAACGGATTTCGTTTACCATCAGCCCCGGTATGTTAAATGATCTTGGTTTGGTTGAAACATTGAGATGGCATTGTAATGAGTTTTCGATGCTCAGTTCAATCGATTGTCAACTTGAGGGCGGTTGTAACGATGACGCACTAAGCAGGGAAGTGCAGCTTGATATTTTCCGTATTTGCCAGGAAGCTTTGCACAATGTGCTTTATCATTCTGAAGCACGAAACGCAACAGTAAGCATTACAGAAACTGACATTGAGCTTTCTTTTGTTATTACTGATGACGGAAAAGGATTTGATGTTACAAGTTTACAGCATAGCAATGGTTTAACCGTTATAAAAGAACGTGCCGCTTCCATTAATGCCGATGTCACTGTTGCAAGCACGCCCGGTGAAGGAACAGAAGTGAGTGTGAAGATGAAAAAAATAGCAGCTTAG
- a CDS encoding 3-keto-disaccharide hydrolase, which translates to MRHPSSIIIVLLSSFIINSCSSSNKTQSTDEWKPLFNGKNMNDWTVKIHHHDVGVNFGNTFRVEDNMIKVRYDQYDNFNEQFGHLYYNTPYSYYHLKLEYRFVGEWFKTAPSYTLRNSGVMFHSQDPRTMPKEQDWPISVEMQFLGGLSDGKPRSTGNMCSPGTEVVQKGTIVPSHCINSTSKTYDGEQWVSAELIVLGDSLITHIINGDTVLQYSKPQIGGGVVARYDPKIKQDGKLLSSGFIALQSEGQPIDFRNIRIRDLSKEYKKY; encoded by the coding sequence ATGCGTCATCCATCTTCAATCATTATCGTTCTTCTCTCATCATTCATTATCAACAGTTGCAGCAGCAGCAACAAAACCCAATCAACTGATGAATGGAAACCACTCTTCAACGGCAAGAACATGAACGACTGGACCGTTAAGATCCATCATCATGATGTGGGTGTTAACTTCGGCAATACTTTTCGTGTGGAAGATAACATGATCAAAGTTCGTTATGACCAATACGATAATTTCAATGAGCAGTTTGGTCATCTTTATTACAATACGCCCTACTCTTACTATCATCTCAAACTGGAATATCGTTTCGTAGGCGAATGGTTCAAAACAGCACCTTCCTATACTTTGCGTAACAGTGGCGTGATGTTTCATTCACAAGATCCACGCACTATGCCAAAGGAGCAGGATTGGCCGATCTCTGTTGAAATGCAATTCCTCGGCGGATTGAGTGATGGCAAGCCAAGATCAACAGGCAATATGTGTTCACCAGGAACTGAGGTTGTGCAAAAGGGTACAATTGTTCCATCGCATTGCATCAATTCAACTTCAAAAACATATGATGGTGAACAATGGGTAAGTGCAGAGTTAATTGTGTTGGGCGATTCGTTAATCACACATATCATCAATGGCGATACGGTATTGCAATATTCAAAACCACAAATTGGCGGCGGCGTAGTTGCACGTTATGATCCAAAAATAAAACAGGATGGAAAGTTATTGAGCAGTGGTTTCATTGCCTTGCAAAGCGAAGGACAACCAATTGATTTCAGGAATATCCGTATCAGGGATCTTTCGAAGGAATATAAAAAGTACTAA
- a CDS encoding 3-hydroxyacyl-CoA dehydrogenase family protein: protein MKQIAVVGAGTMGNGIAHIFAQTGFSVTLIDVNPGQLTKAIESIGKNLDRQIAKGTLTEDQKQSTLKNISTTHDLLKGVANAELIVEAATENVELKLDIFEEIDKAAPAGCILATNTSSISITIIAAVTKRPGMVIGMHFMNPVPVMKLVEIINGYATKKEVTDTIVELSKQLGKVPCVVNDYPGFIANRILMPMINEAICSLHEGVAGVEEIDTVMKLGMAHPMGPLQLADFIGLDVCLAILRVLQDGFGNPKYAPCPLLVNMVTAGKLGVKSGEGFYSYAGGSKELVVSNSFKK from the coding sequence ATGAAACAGATTGCTGTCGTTGGTGCAGGAACCATGGGAAATGGAATTGCACACATATTTGCCCAAACAGGTTTTAGCGTAACTCTCATTGATGTAAATCCAGGTCAACTCACAAAGGCTATCGAAAGCATTGGTAAAAATCTCGACCGACAGATCGCTAAAGGAACACTTACCGAAGATCAAAAACAAAGCACCTTAAAAAATATCAGCACTACACATGATCTGTTGAAAGGTGTAGCCAATGCCGAACTCATTGTTGAAGCAGCAACAGAAAATGTAGAGTTGAAACTCGATATTTTTGAAGAGATCGATAAAGCAGCTCCGGCAGGATGTATTCTTGCAACAAACACTTCGTCTATTTCCATTACAATAATTGCTGCGGTAACCAAACGACCGGGCATGGTGATCGGTATGCATTTTATGAATCCTGTACCGGTGATGAAACTGGTAGAGATCATTAATGGCTATGCAACAAAGAAAGAAGTAACAGATACCATCGTAGAGTTGAGTAAACAACTTGGCAAAGTGCCATGCGTGGTAAACGATTACCCGGGTTTTATTGCCAACCGTATTTTAATGCCCATGATCAACGAAGCTATTTGCAGTTTGCATGAAGGGGTTGCAGGCGTGGAGGAAATTGATACCGTTATGAAATTAGGTATGGCTCACCCGATGGGTCCATTGCAGTTGGCAGATTTTATTGGGCTGGATGTTTGTCTTGCTATTTTGCGTGTGTTGCAGGATGGATTCGGAAACCCCAAATATGCGCCTTGTCCATTATTGGTGAATATGGTTACTGCAGGTAAGTTAGGTGTAAAGAGTGGTGAGGGATTTTATAGTTATGCAGGAGGAAGTAAGGAATTGGTGGTGAGTAATAGTTTTAAAAAATAA
- a CDS encoding carboxypeptidase-like regulatory domain-containing protein, which translates to MKKFLLLSLLLGLLAPIAVKAQFESFKDSIVQLYGVVMTADSLRGLPGVTVKLRNQNRGTFTNEQGVFSIVVLKGDIIDFTYVGFKPKEVVIPSNIEGNSFSIIQLMVVDTVYLPATIIKARPRREQFEREFLAADVPADKIEVARQNTRTAQSRILQQSLPRDGSENSRYVQNQYAQTQYYNGQFRPQNIFNPVAWNEFIQAWKRGDFKKKN; encoded by the coding sequence ATGAAGAAATTTCTACTCCTTTCGCTGCTGCTTGGTTTGCTTGCCCCTATTGCTGTAAAAGCTCAGTTCGAGTCCTTTAAAGATTCCATTGTTCAGTTATATGGTGTGGTGATGACGGCCGACAGCCTTCGTGGCCTCCCCGGAGTTACCGTGAAACTGCGTAACCAGAACCGTGGTACGTTCACCAACGAGCAAGGTGTATTCAGCATTGTGGTATTGAAAGGCGATATTATCGATTTCACCTATGTCGGTTTCAAACCAAAAGAAGTGGTGATACCATCAAACATCGAAGGAAATTCTTTCAGTATTATTCAGTTGATGGTGGTTGATACTGTTTACCTTCCAGCCACGATCATTAAAGCAAGACCCCGACGTGAACAGTTTGAACGGGAATTTTTAGCTGCCGATGTACCTGCCGATAAAATTGAAGTGGCCCGGCAAAATACCCGAACAGCACAATCAAGAATACTGCAACAATCGTTACCGAGAGATGGAAGTGAGAACTCGAGGTATGTGCAGAATCAATACGCACAAACGCAATACTACAATGGACAGTTCCGTCCGCAGAACATCTTTAACCCAGTTGCCTGGAATGAATTTATACAGGCATGGAAACGGGGAGATTTTAAGAAGAAAAATTAG
- a CDS encoding Mrp/NBP35 family ATP-binding protein produces MTKEQVLQALSNVQEPDLGKDLVTLNMIKDIEIDGNKVSFTIVLTTPACPMKDMMGRAATNAIELLVNKDAVVIVNFTSNTSSNRKDPRSVLPNVKNIIAVVSGKGGVGKSTVSANLAIALAQSGAKVGLMDADIYGPSVPMMFGVRGERPKMTEVNGKGMIVPMEKYGIKFMSIGLLVNEKDAIVWRGPMASSAIRQFVTDVLWEELDYLVIDMPPGTGDIHLTLVQTVPVTGAIVVTTPQDIALADAKKAVAMFGQAQIKVPIIGLVENMAYFTPAELPNNKYYIFGKDGGKRLADEFELTFLGQIPLVQSIREGGDYGKPIMAGDDEVTKKAFEEFTDAAVRSISMRNAEIPATQTLEIVS; encoded by the coding sequence ATGACAAAGGAACAAGTGCTGCAGGCATTGAGTAACGTACAGGAACCAGACTTGGGTAAAGACCTCGTTACGCTGAATATGATTAAAGACATTGAAATTGATGGTAATAAAGTCTCTTTTACGATCGTATTGACCACACCTGCCTGTCCCATGAAGGATATGATGGGACGTGCCGCCACCAATGCTATTGAATTACTGGTGAATAAAGATGCTGTGGTGATCGTGAATTTTACATCGAATACCAGCAGCAACAGGAAAGATCCAAGATCAGTACTGCCGAATGTAAAAAATATTATTGCAGTTGTGAGTGGTAAAGGCGGAGTGGGCAAAAGCACAGTTAGTGCTAACCTCGCTATTGCATTGGCACAAAGCGGTGCAAAAGTTGGTTTGATGGATGCTGATATTTACGGACCAAGTGTTCCGATGATGTTTGGTGTAAGAGGTGAACGTCCGAAAATGACAGAAGTGAATGGTAAAGGCATGATCGTTCCAATGGAGAAGTATGGTATCAAATTCATGAGCATTGGTTTATTGGTGAATGAAAAGGATGCGATTGTTTGGCGTGGACCAATGGCCAGCAGCGCTATTCGCCAGTTTGTAACAGATGTGTTGTGGGAAGAATTGGATTACCTTGTAATTGATATGCCGCCGGGTACTGGTGATATTCATTTAACGTTGGTGCAAACAGTTCCTGTTACAGGTGCAATTGTTGTAACAACTCCACAGGATATTGCATTAGCCGATGCGAAGAAAGCAGTGGCGATGTTTGGACAGGCGCAAATAAAAGTGCCGATCATTGGCTTGGTGGAGAATATGGCTTATTTCACACCGGCAGAGTTACCAAACAACAAGTATTACATTTTTGGAAAAGATGGTGGTAAACGTTTGGCCGATGAATTTGAATTGACATTCCTCGGACAAATTCCGTTGGTGCAAAGTATACGTGAAGGTGGAGATTATGGTAAGCCCATCATGGCAGGTGATGATGAAGTAACAAAAAAAGCATTTGAAGAATTTACAGATGCAGCTGTGCGGAGTATTTCTATGCGTAATGCAGAAATACCTGCAACCCAAACGCTTGAAATTGTCTCTTAA
- a CDS encoding GlsB/YeaQ/YmgE family stress response membrane protein has translation MEIIATLLIGAIAGWLGSQLFKGRGLGLLGNIVVGILGSFVGY, from the coding sequence ATGGAAATTATTGCAACATTATTGATTGGTGCCATTGCAGGATGGCTCGGCAGTCAATTATTCAAAGGAAGAGGCCTCGGTTTACTGGGTAATATTGTGGTGGGTATTCTTGGAAGTTTTGTTGGTTATTAG
- a CDS encoding FMN-binding negative transcriptional regulator — MYNFSHFKEPDEQVVVEFMKQHPFAMLIGNADGRSVATQLPLMIEERESKLFLLGHVTRKQDHHLVFEKNTEALVIFTGAHAYVSATWYENQQNVSTWNYSSVHARGQLRFLDENGLADALRKLSLHYEHNNVHSATIFDNLPEEYTARLMKAIAGFEIEVTSLEHVFKLSQNRDEKSYHNIIDHLKAEGSEAAEVAKVMEERKDKVFPS; from the coding sequence ATGTATAACTTCAGTCATTTTAAAGAACCTGATGAACAGGTTGTTGTTGAATTTATGAAACAGCATCCTTTTGCGATGCTTATAGGTAATGCCGACGGACGTTCGGTTGCAACACAGTTGCCATTGATGATTGAAGAACGGGAAAGTAAATTGTTTTTACTTGGACATGTTACAAGGAAACAGGACCATCATCTTGTGTTTGAAAAAAATACAGAAGCGTTAGTGATCTTTACGGGAGCACATGCATACGTAAGTGCAACCTGGTACGAAAATCAGCAGAATGTAAGTACATGGAATTATAGCAGTGTACATGCACGTGGGCAACTTCGTTTTTTAGACGAAAATGGATTGGCTGATGCGTTGCGGAAACTGTCGCTGCACTACGAGCATAACAATGTGCACTCTGCTACAATATTTGATAACTTACCTGAAGAATATACTGCACGTTTAATGAAAGCCATTGCTGGGTTTGAAATTGAAGTGACATCATTGGAACATGTATTTAAACTGAGCCAGAACAGGGATGAGAAAAGTTATCATAACATCATTGACCATTTGAAGGCAGAAGGTAGCGAAGCTGCTGAAGTGGCGAAGGTGATGGAAGAGCGAAAAGATAAAGTGTTTCCGTCATGA
- a CDS encoding glycerophosphodiester phosphodiesterase, producing MKTVTGPSADDMGFDKQGHRGCRGLMPENTIPAMLHALDLNVTTLELDVVITKDKQVIVSHEPFFNHDITTKPNGEAVSLAEERGLNIFQMMYAQVKTYDVGLKSHPRFPQQKKIAAVKPLLCDLFDSVAVYMQSHSRPQPYFNIETKCLPIGDGLYHPKPDEFVELLMTVIKEKKLEERVIIQSFDFRTLQYLHQHYPAMKTAMLIEDDDKRGIEKQIEALGFQPTIYSPHYSLVNAELISYCHSKKIKVIPWTVNTKEEIEQLKKMGVDGIISDYPNLF from the coding sequence ATGAAAACTGTTACTGGCCCATCTGCAGATGATATGGGTTTTGATAAACAAGGCCATCGTGGCTGTAGGGGTTTAATGCCGGAGAATACAATTCCTGCAATGCTGCATGCATTGGATTTAAATGTAACAACACTCGAGCTTGATGTAGTGATCACAAAAGATAAACAGGTGATTGTTTCGCATGAGCCTTTTTTTAATCATGATATTACAACAAAGCCAAACGGGGAAGCAGTCTCTTTAGCAGAAGAAAGAGGGTTGAACATTTTTCAGATGATGTATGCGCAGGTGAAGACGTATGATGTGGGATTGAAATCTCACCCTAGGTTTCCGCAGCAGAAAAAAATCGCTGCTGTAAAACCTTTGTTGTGTGATCTGTTTGATAGTGTGGCAGTTTATATGCAATCGCACAGTCGTCCGCAACCTTATTTCAACATCGAAACAAAATGTTTACCCATTGGTGATGGTCTTTATCATCCCAAGCCCGATGAATTTGTTGAGTTGTTGATGACAGTGATCAAAGAAAAGAAACTGGAAGAGCGTGTGATCATCCAGTCATTCGATTTTCGCACATTGCAATACCTGCATCAACATTATCCCGCAATGAAAACAGCTATGCTCATTGAAGATGATGATAAACGTGGAATAGAAAAGCAAATTGAAGCATTAGGCTTTCAGCCAACGATATACAGTCCACATTATTCCTTGGTGAATGCTGAGTTGATCAGTTATTGCCATTCAAAAAAGATCAAAGTAATTCCGTGGACAGTAAATACAAAAGAAGAAATTGAACAATTGAAGAAAATGGGTGTTGATGGCATCATCAGCGATTACCCGAATTTATTTTAA
- the kynU gene encoding kynureninase, whose translation MQFQPTLAFAQQLDQQDPLRSFRQQFIIPSANETEKVYFLGNSLGLQPKRTKDKLQTILDDWGKLGVESFFHAEQPWMDYHDRLVGPLSKIVGCLPHEVTVMNNLSVNLHLMLVSFYRPQGKRIKILCEAKAFPSDQYMMETHVRHHGFDPTDAIIEVKPREGEHTIRNEDLLQIIVQHREELALVLFGGINYYSGQLFDMQTITQLAKQAGAKVGFDLAHAAGNIELNLHDWNVDFACWCNYKYLNSGPGAVAAAYVHERYHTDPSIQRFAGWWGYEKATRFQMEKGFKPVQSAEGWQLGTPALLLYASQLAALEIVEEAGWENINRKRKLLTEYLWYILDEVNASQKEPIIEFITPRNESEHGCQVSMNMLQRGKEIYNALMEQDFFVDWREPSVIRLAPVPLYNTFEEVWKFGEAMRNILEV comes from the coding sequence ATGCAGTTTCAACCAACGCTTGCGTTTGCTCAACAACTCGACCAGCAGGATCCGTTAAGATCATTCCGTCAGCAATTTATTATTCCATCAGCCAATGAAACGGAGAAAGTTTATTTTCTGGGCAATTCACTTGGCTTGCAACCAAAGCGAACAAAAGATAAACTCCAAACCATTCTTGATGATTGGGGAAAGCTGGGTGTTGAATCATTCTTTCATGCAGAACAACCCTGGATGGATTATCACGACAGGTTGGTTGGTCCGTTAAGCAAGATCGTTGGTTGTTTACCACATGAAGTAACGGTGATGAACAACCTCAGCGTGAACCTGCATTTAATGCTGGTGAGTTTTTATCGTCCGCAAGGCAAACGAATTAAGATTCTTTGCGAAGCAAAAGCATTTCCCAGCGATCAATACATGATGGAAACACATGTAAGGCATCATGGGTTCGATCCTACAGATGCGATCATTGAAGTAAAACCAAGAGAAGGCGAACATACCATTCGTAATGAAGACCTGTTGCAGATTATTGTTCAACACAGAGAAGAATTGGCATTGGTATTATTCGGCGGCATCAATTATTACAGCGGACAGTTATTCGATATGCAAACCATTACGCAACTGGCAAAACAAGCCGGTGCCAAAGTTGGTTTCGACCTGGCGCATGCTGCCGGGAATATTGAACTGAACCTGCACGACTGGAATGTTGATTTTGCCTGCTGGTGTAATTACAAATATTTAAACTCCGGTCCCGGTGCCGTGGCAGCTGCCTATGTGCATGAGCGTTATCATACTGACCCGTCGATACAACGTTTTGCAGGTTGGTGGGGTTATGAAAAAGCCACCCGTTTTCAAATGGAAAAGGGATTCAAACCGGTTCAATCGGCCGAAGGTTGGCAATTGGGGACACCAGCTTTGTTGTTGTATGCATCACAACTGGCTGCATTGGAAATTGTGGAAGAGGCTGGCTGGGAAAATATCAACCGCAAACGAAAATTACTCACTGAATATTTGTGGTATATCCTCGATGAAGTAAATGCCTCGCAGAAAGAACCCATCATTGAATTTATTACTCCACGTAACGAAAGCGAACATGGTTGCCAGGTAAGCATGAACATGCTGCAACGGGGCAAAGAAATTTACAATGCGTTGATGGAGCAGGATTTTTTTGTTGATTGGCGGGAGCCATCAGTGATCCGTTTAGCGCCTGTGCCTTTGTATAATACATTTGAAGAAGTGTGGAAATTCGGTGAAGCGATGAGGAATATCTTAGAGGTTTAA